A window of the Canis aureus isolate CA01 chromosome 29, VMU_Caureus_v.1.0, whole genome shotgun sequence genome harbors these coding sequences:
- the TDRD1 gene encoding tudor domain-containing protein 1 isoform X2 has product MISRNNLEASTCKMTEPFNFEKNENQLPAPDSLRSPGGHANHPNFRLKSPENGNKNNFLLCEQTKQYLASQADSSVSSNPNSINGEVVGSKGDRKTSAGNSVSPLNVGNSSPPKKVNNKPSNNVPPAKSKKVHKLVENSLSINNSALFNSLGPPLRSTTCHRCGLFGSLRCSQCKQTYYCSIACQRRDWSAHSIVCKPVQQNFHKHEASKSPFETKNMEVKNESDYPLGVTKEIAICTDKIMFSDLRSLQLRKTMEIKGTVTEFKHPSDFYVQLYSSEVLEYMNQLSRSFKETYANMTQEEDYIPVKGEVCVAKYTVDQTWNRVIIQEIDMLQKKAQVLYIDYGNEEIIPINRIHQLNRNIGLFPPCAIKCFVASVIPAEGNWSNECVKTIKSLLMEQYCSIKIVDILKEEVVTFAVDVMLPSSGKLLDDVLIEMGYGLKPKAQNSKKQSADPNDLEDVGKMTAENKIVVDRSDLIPKVLTLNVGDEFCGVVAHIQTPEDFFCQQLQSGHKLAELQASLSEYCGQVSPRSDFYPTIGDICCARFSEDDQWYRASVLAYASEQSVLVGYVDYGNFEILSLTRLCPITPKLLELPMQAIKCVLAGVKPSLGIWTPEAICLMKKIVQNKIIMVRVADKLENSSLVELVDKSVTPHVSIAQALKDAGFAVGETGMLAEKPSVMKEANDPLGVEEKLNPLEWTWVELAVDQTVDVVVCMMYSPGEFYCHVLQEDALRKLNDLNKSLAEYCQQKVPSDFKAEIGRPCCASFAGDGNWYRALVKEILADGNIKVHFVDYGNMEEVTADELQMIPSKFLKLPFQGIRCWLVDIQPRNKHWTEEAIARFQMCVAGIKLQARVVEITGQGLGIKLTDLSTSYPRIINDVLIDEYLVLRTSSPRKDMTNNRSVGKYNLQVDVMGLQAVSLAEQWRTIELPVNKTVQASILEIVSPHLFYALPSEMPGDQERLNILTAELLEYCNTQKSQLSYRPKIGDVCCAKYTNDDFWYRAIVLGTSDAEVKVLYADYGNLETLPLSRVQPISISHLELPFQIIKCSLEGLMELNGSCSQLVMELLKNFMLNQSVMLSVKGITKNVHTVSVEKFSGNVTVNLADKLVTYGLAKSITSKKQSTLKKTCRMNCCCTELQKQVEKHEQILLFLLNNPTNQNKCIEMKKLLKTVFLRDKYVEERRQRRLDFPAAQHLIFFFFFFVYWECCLLCLCLCLPAILLLGWVVLFFSLSSSSQINLA; this is encoded by the exons aagCCTAGCAATAATGTGCCTCCTGCAAAATCAAAAAAAGTACACAAGTTGGTTGAGAATTCCTTGTCCATAAATAATTCAGCACTCTTCAACTCCTTAGGACCTCCTCTTCGGTCAACAACTTGCCATCGCTGTGGCCTATTTG GATCGCTGAGGTGTTCACAGTGCAAGCAGACATACTATTGCTCCATAGCATGCCAGAGAAGGGACTGGTCGGCACACAGCATTGTGTGCAAACCTGTTCAACAAAA TTTCCATAAACATGAAGCTAGTAAATCACCTTTTGAAACAAAGAACATGGAAGTGAAAAATGAG aGTGACTACCCTCTTGGAGTTACTAAAGAAATAGCCATTTGTACtgataaaataatgttttctgatTTGAGAAGTCTACAGCTCAGGAAAACCATGGAAATAAAG GGTACAGTTACTGAATTCAAACACCCAAGTGACTTTTACGTGCAGTTATATTCTTCAGAAGTTTTAGAATACATGAACCAACTATCTAGGAGCTTCAAGGAAACATATGCAAATATGACTCAGGAGGAAGATTACATTCCTGTTAAGGGGGAAGTTTGTGTTGCCAAGTACACTGTTGATCAG ACCTGGAACAGAGTAATAATACAAGAAATTGATATGCTACAGAAGAAGGCACAAGTCTTATATATTGATtatggaaatgaagaaataattccAATAAACAGAATTCACCAACTAAACAGAAACATTGGTTTATTTCCTCCATGT GCCATAAAGTGCTTTGTGGCCAGTGTTATCCCAGCAGAGGGGAATTGGAGCAATGAATGTGTCAAAACTATTAAATCGCTGTTAATGGAGCAGTATTGCTCTATAAAGATTGTCGACATCTTGAAAGAAGAAGTGGTTACCTTTGCTGTGGATGTTATGCTGCCAAGTTCAG gAAAACTCTTAGATGATGTGCTCATAGAAATGGGATATGGCTTGAAACCCAAGGCACAAAATTCTAAGAAGCAAAGTGCAGATCCAA aTGACCTTGAGGATGTTGGAAAAATGACAGCTGAAAACAAAATTGTTGTAGACAGAAGTGATCTAATCCCAAAAGTGTTAACTTTGAATGTAGGCGATGAGTTCTGTGGTGTGGTTGCCCACATTCAGACTCCAGAAGACTTTTTTTGTCAACAGCTACAGAGTGGAC ATAAGCTCGCTGAACTTCAGGCATCCCTTAGTGAGTACTGTGGTCAAGTGTCTCCACGCTCAGATTTTTATCCAACCATTGGTGATATCTGTTGTGCACGATTCTCAG AGGATGATCAGTGGTACCGTGCCTCTGTTTTAGCTTATGCTTCTGAACAATCTGTACTGGTTGGATATGTAGATTATGGAAACTTTGAAATCCTTAGTTTGACGAGACTTTGTCCCATAACTCCAAAACTGTTGGAATTGCCAATGCAAGCTATAAAGTGTGTGCTGGCAG GTGTAAAGCCATCATTAGGAATTTGGACTCCAGAAGCTATTtgtctgatgaaaaaaattgtgCAGAACAAAATAATCATGGTGAGAGTGGCAGACAAGCTGGAAAACAGCTCCCTGGTGGAGCTCGTAGATAAATCTGTGACGCCTCACGTCAGCATTGCTCAGGCTCTTAAAGATGCTGGCTTTGCTGTTGGGGAGACAGGGATGTTGGCAGAAAAACCCAGTGTCATGAAAGAAGCCAACG atCCCTTGGGTGTAGAAGAAAAACTAAATCCATTGGAGTGGACATGGGTTGAACTTGCTGTTGACCAAACAGTAGATGTTGTGGTCTGTATGATGTACAGTCCTGGAGAATTTTATTGCCATGTACTTCAAGAGGATG CCTTAAGGAAACTCAATGATTTGAACAAGTCATTAGCAGAATATTGCCAGCAGAAGGTGCCCAGTGATTTTAAGGCAGAAATAGGGAGACCATGTTGTGCTTCTTTTGCAG GTGATGGTAATTGGTATCGTGCTTTAGTCAAGGAAATCTTAGCAGATGGAAACATTAAAGTCCATTTTGTGGATTATGGGAACATGGAAGAAGTTACTGCAGATGAACTCCAAATGATCCcatccaaatttttaaaacttccatttcAAGGGATACGGTGCTGGTTAGTAG ATATACAGCCTAGAAACAAGCATTGGACTGAAGAAGCCATAGCAAGATTTCAGATGTGCGTTGCAGGGATAAAACTCCAAGCCCGAGTGGTTGAAATCACTGGACAGGGATTGGGAATCAAGCTCACTGATCTCTCCACTTCTTACCCCAGAATAATTAATGATGTTCTGATTGATGAATATCTGGTTTTAAGAACTAGCTCACCACGTAAAGACATGACAAATAATAGATCTGTGGGTAAATATAATCTTCAAGTTGATGTCATGGGGCTTCAAG CCGTCTCTTTAGCTGAGCAGTGGAGGACGATAGAATTGCCAGTTAATAAAACTGTACAAGCAAGCATATTAGAAATTGTAAGCCCACATTTATTTTATGCTCTACCAAGTGAGATGCCAG GAGATCAGGAAAGATTGAATATATTGACAGCTGAATTGTTAGAATATTGCAATACTCAGAAAAGCCAATTGTCTTACAGACCCAAAATTGGAGATGTGTGCTGTGCCAAATACACAA ATGATGATTTCTGGTACCGTGCCATTGTTCTGGGGACATCAGATGCCGAAGTGAAAGTGCTCTATGCAGATTATGGAAACCTTGAAACTCTGCCTCTTTCCAGAGTGCAGCCAATTTCTATCAGCCACCTGGAGCTTCCTTTCCAAATTATTAAATGTTCACTTGAAG GACTGATGGAATTGAATGGAAGCTGCTCTCAATTAGTAATGGAACTACTAAAAAATTTCATGTTGAATCAGAGTGTAATGCTTTCTGTAAAAGGAATTACCAAGAATGTCCATACAGTGTCAGTTGAGAAATTCTCTGGAAATGTTACTGTCAATCTAGCTGATAAGCTGGTGACATATGGTCTGGCAAAAAGCATcacatctaaaaaacaaagtactTTAA AAAAGACATGCAGGATGAATTGCTGTTGCACAGAGTTACAGAAACAA gttgaaaaacatgaacagattcttctcttcctcttaaaTAATCcaacaaatcaaaataaatgtattgaaatgaaaaaattgttaaaaa cAGTCTTTCTCAGAGATAAATATGTAGAAGAAAGGAGACAGCGAAGGTTAGACTTCCCGGCAGCAcagcatcttattttttttttttttttttttgtttattgggaaTGTTGTCTCCTGTGCCTCTGTCTTTGTTTGCCTGCCATTCTTCTGTTAGGttgggtagttttatttttctctctgagtTCTTCCTCCCAAATAAATCTTGCATGA
- the TDRD1 gene encoding tudor domain-containing protein 1 isoform X1, whose amino-acid sequence MISRNNLEASTCKMTEPFNFEKNENQLPAPDSLRSPGGHANHPNFRLKSPENGNKNNFLLCEQTKQYLASQADSSVSSNPNSINGEVVGSKGDRKTSAGNSVSPLNVGNSSPPKKVNNKPSNNVPPAKSKKVHKLVENSLSINNSALFNSLGPPLRSTTCHRCGLFGSLRCSQCKQTYYCSIACQRRDWSAHSIVCKPVQQNFHKHEASKSPFETKNMEVKNESDYPLGVTKEIAICTDKIMFSDLRSLQLRKTMEIKGTVTEFKHPSDFYVQLYSSEVLEYMNQLSRSFKETYANMTQEEDYIPVKGEVCVAKYTVDQTWNRVIIQEIDMLQKKAQVLYIDYGNEEIIPINRIHQLNRNIGLFPPCAIKCFVASVIPAEGNWSNECVKTIKSLLMEQYCSIKIVDILKEEVVTFAVDVMLPSSGKLLDDVLIEMGYGLKPKAQNSKKQSADPNDLEDVGKMTAENKIVVDRSDLIPKVLTLNVGDEFCGVVAHIQTPEDFFCQQLQSGHKLAELQASLSEYCGQVSPRSDFYPTIGDICCARFSEDDQWYRASVLAYASEQSVLVGYVDYGNFEILSLTRLCPITPKLLELPMQAIKCVLAGVKPSLGIWTPEAICLMKKIVQNKIIMVRVADKLENSSLVELVDKSVTPHVSIAQALKDAGFAVGETGMLAEKPSVMKEANDPLGVEEKLNPLEWTWVELAVDQTVDVVVCMMYSPGEFYCHVLQEDALRKLNDLNKSLAEYCQQKVPSDFKAEIGRPCCASFAGDGNWYRALVKEILADGNIKVHFVDYGNMEEVTADELQMIPSKFLKLPFQGIRCWLVDIQPRNKHWTEEAIARFQMCVAGIKLQARVVEITGQGLGIKLTDLSTSYPRIINDVLIDEYLVLRTSSPRKDMTNNRSVGKYNLQVDVMGLQAVSLAEQWRTIELPVNKTVQASILEIVSPHLFYALPSEMPGDQERLNILTAELLEYCNTQKSQLSYRPKIGDVCCAKYTNDDFWYRAIVLGTSDAEVKVLYADYGNLETLPLSRVQPISISHLELPFQIIKCSLEGLMELNGSCSQLVMELLKNFMLNQSVMLSVKGITKNVHTVSVEKFSGNVTVNLADKLVTYGLAKSITSKKQSTLKKTCRMNCCCTELQKQVEKHEQILLFLLNNPTNQNKCIEMKKLLKKAVFLRDKYVEERRQRRLDFPAAQHLIFFFFFFVYWECCLLCLCLCLPAILLLGWVVLFFSLSSSSQINLA is encoded by the exons aagCCTAGCAATAATGTGCCTCCTGCAAAATCAAAAAAAGTACACAAGTTGGTTGAGAATTCCTTGTCCATAAATAATTCAGCACTCTTCAACTCCTTAGGACCTCCTCTTCGGTCAACAACTTGCCATCGCTGTGGCCTATTTG GATCGCTGAGGTGTTCACAGTGCAAGCAGACATACTATTGCTCCATAGCATGCCAGAGAAGGGACTGGTCGGCACACAGCATTGTGTGCAAACCTGTTCAACAAAA TTTCCATAAACATGAAGCTAGTAAATCACCTTTTGAAACAAAGAACATGGAAGTGAAAAATGAG aGTGACTACCCTCTTGGAGTTACTAAAGAAATAGCCATTTGTACtgataaaataatgttttctgatTTGAGAAGTCTACAGCTCAGGAAAACCATGGAAATAAAG GGTACAGTTACTGAATTCAAACACCCAAGTGACTTTTACGTGCAGTTATATTCTTCAGAAGTTTTAGAATACATGAACCAACTATCTAGGAGCTTCAAGGAAACATATGCAAATATGACTCAGGAGGAAGATTACATTCCTGTTAAGGGGGAAGTTTGTGTTGCCAAGTACACTGTTGATCAG ACCTGGAACAGAGTAATAATACAAGAAATTGATATGCTACAGAAGAAGGCACAAGTCTTATATATTGATtatggaaatgaagaaataattccAATAAACAGAATTCACCAACTAAACAGAAACATTGGTTTATTTCCTCCATGT GCCATAAAGTGCTTTGTGGCCAGTGTTATCCCAGCAGAGGGGAATTGGAGCAATGAATGTGTCAAAACTATTAAATCGCTGTTAATGGAGCAGTATTGCTCTATAAAGATTGTCGACATCTTGAAAGAAGAAGTGGTTACCTTTGCTGTGGATGTTATGCTGCCAAGTTCAG gAAAACTCTTAGATGATGTGCTCATAGAAATGGGATATGGCTTGAAACCCAAGGCACAAAATTCTAAGAAGCAAAGTGCAGATCCAA aTGACCTTGAGGATGTTGGAAAAATGACAGCTGAAAACAAAATTGTTGTAGACAGAAGTGATCTAATCCCAAAAGTGTTAACTTTGAATGTAGGCGATGAGTTCTGTGGTGTGGTTGCCCACATTCAGACTCCAGAAGACTTTTTTTGTCAACAGCTACAGAGTGGAC ATAAGCTCGCTGAACTTCAGGCATCCCTTAGTGAGTACTGTGGTCAAGTGTCTCCACGCTCAGATTTTTATCCAACCATTGGTGATATCTGTTGTGCACGATTCTCAG AGGATGATCAGTGGTACCGTGCCTCTGTTTTAGCTTATGCTTCTGAACAATCTGTACTGGTTGGATATGTAGATTATGGAAACTTTGAAATCCTTAGTTTGACGAGACTTTGTCCCATAACTCCAAAACTGTTGGAATTGCCAATGCAAGCTATAAAGTGTGTGCTGGCAG GTGTAAAGCCATCATTAGGAATTTGGACTCCAGAAGCTATTtgtctgatgaaaaaaattgtgCAGAACAAAATAATCATGGTGAGAGTGGCAGACAAGCTGGAAAACAGCTCCCTGGTGGAGCTCGTAGATAAATCTGTGACGCCTCACGTCAGCATTGCTCAGGCTCTTAAAGATGCTGGCTTTGCTGTTGGGGAGACAGGGATGTTGGCAGAAAAACCCAGTGTCATGAAAGAAGCCAACG atCCCTTGGGTGTAGAAGAAAAACTAAATCCATTGGAGTGGACATGGGTTGAACTTGCTGTTGACCAAACAGTAGATGTTGTGGTCTGTATGATGTACAGTCCTGGAGAATTTTATTGCCATGTACTTCAAGAGGATG CCTTAAGGAAACTCAATGATTTGAACAAGTCATTAGCAGAATATTGCCAGCAGAAGGTGCCCAGTGATTTTAAGGCAGAAATAGGGAGACCATGTTGTGCTTCTTTTGCAG GTGATGGTAATTGGTATCGTGCTTTAGTCAAGGAAATCTTAGCAGATGGAAACATTAAAGTCCATTTTGTGGATTATGGGAACATGGAAGAAGTTACTGCAGATGAACTCCAAATGATCCcatccaaatttttaaaacttccatttcAAGGGATACGGTGCTGGTTAGTAG ATATACAGCCTAGAAACAAGCATTGGACTGAAGAAGCCATAGCAAGATTTCAGATGTGCGTTGCAGGGATAAAACTCCAAGCCCGAGTGGTTGAAATCACTGGACAGGGATTGGGAATCAAGCTCACTGATCTCTCCACTTCTTACCCCAGAATAATTAATGATGTTCTGATTGATGAATATCTGGTTTTAAGAACTAGCTCACCACGTAAAGACATGACAAATAATAGATCTGTGGGTAAATATAATCTTCAAGTTGATGTCATGGGGCTTCAAG CCGTCTCTTTAGCTGAGCAGTGGAGGACGATAGAATTGCCAGTTAATAAAACTGTACAAGCAAGCATATTAGAAATTGTAAGCCCACATTTATTTTATGCTCTACCAAGTGAGATGCCAG GAGATCAGGAAAGATTGAATATATTGACAGCTGAATTGTTAGAATATTGCAATACTCAGAAAAGCCAATTGTCTTACAGACCCAAAATTGGAGATGTGTGCTGTGCCAAATACACAA ATGATGATTTCTGGTACCGTGCCATTGTTCTGGGGACATCAGATGCCGAAGTGAAAGTGCTCTATGCAGATTATGGAAACCTTGAAACTCTGCCTCTTTCCAGAGTGCAGCCAATTTCTATCAGCCACCTGGAGCTTCCTTTCCAAATTATTAAATGTTCACTTGAAG GACTGATGGAATTGAATGGAAGCTGCTCTCAATTAGTAATGGAACTACTAAAAAATTTCATGTTGAATCAGAGTGTAATGCTTTCTGTAAAAGGAATTACCAAGAATGTCCATACAGTGTCAGTTGAGAAATTCTCTGGAAATGTTACTGTCAATCTAGCTGATAAGCTGGTGACATATGGTCTGGCAAAAAGCATcacatctaaaaaacaaagtactTTAA AAAAGACATGCAGGATGAATTGCTGTTGCACAGAGTTACAGAAACAA gttgaaaaacatgaacagattcttctcttcctcttaaaTAATCcaacaaatcaaaataaatgtattgaaatgaaaaaattgttaaaaa aagcAGTCTTTCTCAGAGATAAATATGTAGAAGAAAGGAGACAGCGAAGGTTAGACTTCCCGGCAGCAcagcatcttattttttttttttttttttttgtttattgggaaTGTTGTCTCCTGTGCCTCTGTCTTTGTTTGCCTGCCATTCTTCTGTTAGGttgggtagttttatttttctctctgagtTCTTCCTCCCAAATAAATCTTGCATGA
- the TDRD1 gene encoding tudor domain-containing protein 1 isoform X3: protein MISRNNLEASTCKMTEPFNFEKNENQLPAPDSLRSPGGHANHPNFRLKSPENGNKNNFLLCEQTKQYLASQADSSVSSNPNSINGEVVGSKGDRKTSAGNSVSPLNVGNSSPPKKKPSNNVPPAKSKKVHKLVENSLSINNSALFNSLGPPLRSTTCHRCGLFGSLRCSQCKQTYYCSIACQRRDWSAHSIVCKPVQQNFHKHEASKSPFETKNMEVKNESDYPLGVTKEIAICTDKIMFSDLRSLQLRKTMEIKGTVTEFKHPSDFYVQLYSSEVLEYMNQLSRSFKETYANMTQEEDYIPVKGEVCVAKYTVDQTWNRVIIQEIDMLQKKAQVLYIDYGNEEIIPINRIHQLNRNIGLFPPCAIKCFVASVIPAEGNWSNECVKTIKSLLMEQYCSIKIVDILKEEVVTFAVDVMLPSSGKLLDDVLIEMGYGLKPKAQNSKKQSADPNDLEDVGKMTAENKIVVDRSDLIPKVLTLNVGDEFCGVVAHIQTPEDFFCQQLQSGHKLAELQASLSEYCGQVSPRSDFYPTIGDICCARFSEDDQWYRASVLAYASEQSVLVGYVDYGNFEILSLTRLCPITPKLLELPMQAIKCVLAGVKPSLGIWTPEAICLMKKIVQNKIIMVRVADKLENSSLVELVDKSVTPHVSIAQALKDAGFAVGETGMLAEKPSVMKEANDPLGVEEKLNPLEWTWVELAVDQTVDVVVCMMYSPGEFYCHVLQEDALRKLNDLNKSLAEYCQQKVPSDFKAEIGRPCCASFAGDGNWYRALVKEILADGNIKVHFVDYGNMEEVTADELQMIPSKFLKLPFQGIRCWLVDIQPRNKHWTEEAIARFQMCVAGIKLQARVVEITGQGLGIKLTDLSTSYPRIINDVLIDEYLVLRTSSPRKDMTNNRSVGKYNLQVDVMGLQAVSLAEQWRTIELPVNKTVQASILEIVSPHLFYALPSEMPGDQERLNILTAELLEYCNTQKSQLSYRPKIGDVCCAKYTNDDFWYRAIVLGTSDAEVKVLYADYGNLETLPLSRVQPISISHLELPFQIIKCSLEGLMELNGSCSQLVMELLKNFMLNQSVMLSVKGITKNVHTVSVEKFSGNVTVNLADKLVTYGLAKSITSKKQSTLKKTCRMNCCCTELQKQVEKHEQILLFLLNNPTNQNKCIEMKKLLKKAVFLRDKYVEERRQRRLDFPAAQHLIFFFFFFVYWECCLLCLCLCLPAILLLGWVVLFFSLSSSSQINLA, encoded by the exons aagCCTAGCAATAATGTGCCTCCTGCAAAATCAAAAAAAGTACACAAGTTGGTTGAGAATTCCTTGTCCATAAATAATTCAGCACTCTTCAACTCCTTAGGACCTCCTCTTCGGTCAACAACTTGCCATCGCTGTGGCCTATTTG GATCGCTGAGGTGTTCACAGTGCAAGCAGACATACTATTGCTCCATAGCATGCCAGAGAAGGGACTGGTCGGCACACAGCATTGTGTGCAAACCTGTTCAACAAAA TTTCCATAAACATGAAGCTAGTAAATCACCTTTTGAAACAAAGAACATGGAAGTGAAAAATGAG aGTGACTACCCTCTTGGAGTTACTAAAGAAATAGCCATTTGTACtgataaaataatgttttctgatTTGAGAAGTCTACAGCTCAGGAAAACCATGGAAATAAAG GGTACAGTTACTGAATTCAAACACCCAAGTGACTTTTACGTGCAGTTATATTCTTCAGAAGTTTTAGAATACATGAACCAACTATCTAGGAGCTTCAAGGAAACATATGCAAATATGACTCAGGAGGAAGATTACATTCCTGTTAAGGGGGAAGTTTGTGTTGCCAAGTACACTGTTGATCAG ACCTGGAACAGAGTAATAATACAAGAAATTGATATGCTACAGAAGAAGGCACAAGTCTTATATATTGATtatggaaatgaagaaataattccAATAAACAGAATTCACCAACTAAACAGAAACATTGGTTTATTTCCTCCATGT GCCATAAAGTGCTTTGTGGCCAGTGTTATCCCAGCAGAGGGGAATTGGAGCAATGAATGTGTCAAAACTATTAAATCGCTGTTAATGGAGCAGTATTGCTCTATAAAGATTGTCGACATCTTGAAAGAAGAAGTGGTTACCTTTGCTGTGGATGTTATGCTGCCAAGTTCAG gAAAACTCTTAGATGATGTGCTCATAGAAATGGGATATGGCTTGAAACCCAAGGCACAAAATTCTAAGAAGCAAAGTGCAGATCCAA aTGACCTTGAGGATGTTGGAAAAATGACAGCTGAAAACAAAATTGTTGTAGACAGAAGTGATCTAATCCCAAAAGTGTTAACTTTGAATGTAGGCGATGAGTTCTGTGGTGTGGTTGCCCACATTCAGACTCCAGAAGACTTTTTTTGTCAACAGCTACAGAGTGGAC ATAAGCTCGCTGAACTTCAGGCATCCCTTAGTGAGTACTGTGGTCAAGTGTCTCCACGCTCAGATTTTTATCCAACCATTGGTGATATCTGTTGTGCACGATTCTCAG AGGATGATCAGTGGTACCGTGCCTCTGTTTTAGCTTATGCTTCTGAACAATCTGTACTGGTTGGATATGTAGATTATGGAAACTTTGAAATCCTTAGTTTGACGAGACTTTGTCCCATAACTCCAAAACTGTTGGAATTGCCAATGCAAGCTATAAAGTGTGTGCTGGCAG GTGTAAAGCCATCATTAGGAATTTGGACTCCAGAAGCTATTtgtctgatgaaaaaaattgtgCAGAACAAAATAATCATGGTGAGAGTGGCAGACAAGCTGGAAAACAGCTCCCTGGTGGAGCTCGTAGATAAATCTGTGACGCCTCACGTCAGCATTGCTCAGGCTCTTAAAGATGCTGGCTTTGCTGTTGGGGAGACAGGGATGTTGGCAGAAAAACCCAGTGTCATGAAAGAAGCCAACG atCCCTTGGGTGTAGAAGAAAAACTAAATCCATTGGAGTGGACATGGGTTGAACTTGCTGTTGACCAAACAGTAGATGTTGTGGTCTGTATGATGTACAGTCCTGGAGAATTTTATTGCCATGTACTTCAAGAGGATG CCTTAAGGAAACTCAATGATTTGAACAAGTCATTAGCAGAATATTGCCAGCAGAAGGTGCCCAGTGATTTTAAGGCAGAAATAGGGAGACCATGTTGTGCTTCTTTTGCAG GTGATGGTAATTGGTATCGTGCTTTAGTCAAGGAAATCTTAGCAGATGGAAACATTAAAGTCCATTTTGTGGATTATGGGAACATGGAAGAAGTTACTGCAGATGAACTCCAAATGATCCcatccaaatttttaaaacttccatttcAAGGGATACGGTGCTGGTTAGTAG ATATACAGCCTAGAAACAAGCATTGGACTGAAGAAGCCATAGCAAGATTTCAGATGTGCGTTGCAGGGATAAAACTCCAAGCCCGAGTGGTTGAAATCACTGGACAGGGATTGGGAATCAAGCTCACTGATCTCTCCACTTCTTACCCCAGAATAATTAATGATGTTCTGATTGATGAATATCTGGTTTTAAGAACTAGCTCACCACGTAAAGACATGACAAATAATAGATCTGTGGGTAAATATAATCTTCAAGTTGATGTCATGGGGCTTCAAG CCGTCTCTTTAGCTGAGCAGTGGAGGACGATAGAATTGCCAGTTAATAAAACTGTACAAGCAAGCATATTAGAAATTGTAAGCCCACATTTATTTTATGCTCTACCAAGTGAGATGCCAG GAGATCAGGAAAGATTGAATATATTGACAGCTGAATTGTTAGAATATTGCAATACTCAGAAAAGCCAATTGTCTTACAGACCCAAAATTGGAGATGTGTGCTGTGCCAAATACACAA ATGATGATTTCTGGTACCGTGCCATTGTTCTGGGGACATCAGATGCCGAAGTGAAAGTGCTCTATGCAGATTATGGAAACCTTGAAACTCTGCCTCTTTCCAGAGTGCAGCCAATTTCTATCAGCCACCTGGAGCTTCCTTTCCAAATTATTAAATGTTCACTTGAAG GACTGATGGAATTGAATGGAAGCTGCTCTCAATTAGTAATGGAACTACTAAAAAATTTCATGTTGAATCAGAGTGTAATGCTTTCTGTAAAAGGAATTACCAAGAATGTCCATACAGTGTCAGTTGAGAAATTCTCTGGAAATGTTACTGTCAATCTAGCTGATAAGCTGGTGACATATGGTCTGGCAAAAAGCATcacatctaaaaaacaaagtactTTAA AAAAGACATGCAGGATGAATTGCTGTTGCACAGAGTTACAGAAACAA gttgaaaaacatgaacagattcttctcttcctcttaaaTAATCcaacaaatcaaaataaatgtattgaaatgaaaaaattgttaaaaa aagcAGTCTTTCTCAGAGATAAATATGTAGAAGAAAGGAGACAGCGAAGGTTAGACTTCCCGGCAGCAcagcatcttattttttttttttttttttttgtttattgggaaTGTTGTCTCCTGTGCCTCTGTCTTTGTTTGCCTGCCATTCTTCTGTTAGGttgggtagttttatttttctctctgagtTCTTCCTCCCAAATAAATCTTGCATGA